Sequence from the Arthrobacter pigmenti genome:
GGACTACCCGCCCACCACGCTCATATGGGCTGTGAAGCAGCGCCGCGATCATCCGGTTCCGTGTGTGGAAGTACGCCTGCCAACCGACAAGGTCGTCCTTGTCGATCCACGAGACGTGCCACACCGCTGATCCTGGCATGGATACCGTGGCATACCCTGAGGCCTTTGCCCGGAGCCCATATTCGGCATCGTCCCACTTGATGAAGACTGGCAGTGAAAGCCCGATATCCCGGATGACAGCAGTTGGAATCAAAGACATCCACCAGCCGTTGTAATCGACGTCAACCCTTCGATGCAGCCACGGGGTCTGTCGAAGGTTCGACCGCACGAAGTCATGCCCCAGGGTTTGCTCGGCGATCGGTTGGTCGGGTTGGAACCGCCATGGATTGACGGTCTCGCCGAAGGTGTGGAGCACGGTTCGGTTGTAGAGGTCGAACATATGCCCACCGACAATGGTCGGGGCCTTGCACCGGTCGGCAAAAGTGAGCAGCCGGGCAATACTTTCCGGCTCGATGACGACGTCGTCATCCAGCAGCAACGCATAGTCACTGCCGTTCTCGACAGCTTCATACATACCGCGGGCAAAACCGCCGGATCCACCGAGGTTAGCTTGATCGATGATCCTGAGCTTGCCGTTTAGGGCTGCTTTAACCTCAGCGAATCCTGGTTCGTCAGCAACTTTCTGCGTTCCTTGATCGACCACCAGTATTTCTTGAAGGTTCTTCAGGCTCTCGGGATGTTCGGCCAGAATCCGTAGGTTGTTAAGGCAGAAGTCGGGCTTGTTCAGGGTTGTTATCTCAAGCGTGATGGACCCGGTTGGGCGGTCCTGCGACGAAGCCTGCCATTCGGCCGATTCCAGGACAAAGCTCTCCGACCCTGCGACCAGATCAAACCAGTACCATCCGCCGTCGCCGAATGGTTTCAGCGAGAGGTCGAAAGTGGTGGTATCCCTGCCGGTTACGCGCTTGGTTTCAACGTGCTGGAGGGACCCACGGGCGTTCGATTTGTAGACGCTTATGCTGCCTGGACCGGCCGTGGTGACAGCGAGGCGGATGTTTTCTACGAAGGTCCAGCGACGCCAATAGCTGGCCGGGAAGGCATTGAAGTAGCTGCCGAAGGAGACTCTTTCACCGCTTCGGACGAGGGTGGAGTGCCGGGACTGAAAATCTTCCGCATGGATCTCCTTCGCATTATTGAAGCTCCCGTGGGATGCACGATCGGAAGAGGCGCTGCCGTCCATGGTGTTCAGTTGGACACCCAACGCATTGCCGGTGTCCAGGTAGAGCGGAGCTGTGTCGAGATTGTCTTCGCTGGGCAGGATTATTCGCTGCAGCGTTTCGAAGCGCACCTGGTGCTCTTTCGTGGTTGCTGTAGTGCTCATACGTCTACTCCTCCGCTCTCCAGCCGGGTCCCGTTGTCGAAGTAGGGCTTAATCTTGTTGTCGAACATGGAAAGGGCCGATCCAATGGCCATGTGCATGTCGAGGTACTTATAGGTACCAAGGCGACCACCGAACAGAACCATGTCTTCTCCCTTTGCAAGATCGCGGTACGCCACCAGCTTGGTGCGATCCTCCTCGGTATTCACCGGGTAGTAGGGTTCGTCACCCTTTTCGGCGAAACGCGAGAATTCACGCATGATCACCGTGGCGTCCTTCGTGTAGTTCCGCTCGGGGTGGAAGTGACGGAATTCATGGATACGGGTATATGGGACGTCTTCGTCCGGGTAGTTCATGACTGAGCATCCCTGGAAGTCCTCCACCGGGAGAACCTCCTCCTCGAGATCGATGGTGCGCCAGGACAGGTCGCCCTCCACATAGTCGAAATAGCGATCCACGGGCCCGGTGTACACAACGGGCACTTGACCGAGAGTGGTGTTACGCGAGTAGGGGTGTCCGTCGTCGAAGAAGTCTGTGTTGAGTTCGACGGTGATGTTCGGGTGATCCGCCATCCGCTCAATCCAGGCGGTGTAGCCGTCCACTGGAAGTCCTTCGTACTTATCGTTGAAGTACCGGTTGTCATACGTGTAGCGGACAGGCAACCGCGAGATGATTTCCGCCGGTAGGTTCTTCGGGTCGGTCTGCCACTGCTTGCCGGTGTAGTACTTGATGAATGCCTCATATAGAGGACGCCCGATGAGCTGGATGCCCTTGTCATTGAGGTTCTCCGGGTTGGTACCTGCCAACTCCCCGGCCTGCTCCTGGATGAGGGCCCGTGCTTCCGCAGGACCCATTGATGACCGGAAGAACTGGTTGATCGTGCCGAGGTTGATCGGCATCGGGTACACCTCACCGCGATGGCTGGTGTAGACCTTGTGCTGGTAACTGGTGAACTCAGTAAAGCGGTTGACGTAGTCCCACACGCGTTCATTGGAGGTGTGGAAGAGGTGAGCACCGTAACGGTGCACCTCAATGCCTGTTTGCTTCTCGTTCTCGCTGTAGGCGTTGCCACCGATATGCCTCCTGCGGTCGAGGACTGCGACCTTCAAGTCCAGCTCTGTTGCGGCCTTTTCGGCGATCGTTAGGCCGAAGAAGCCGGATCCGACGACGACGAGGTCAACGTTCACTAATTCTCCTGAGGTTGTTCCACTGGACAGATCGCCCGCGCCACAAGGTTACCCGACTCGAATCCATTCGCTGCTATCAGTCAAGGCTCAGGTAGAGGCGATAGTAGCCGTCGGATATCCACAGATCCTGCTCGGGGCCCACCGGCGCACGCTTCGGCTTCTAGGCTCAAGACATGGATTTGCACGCCACTCTCGCCGCGGGCCCGGGGGCCGACCTGCCCTCGGGCGAACCAATCGAGGAAATCGTCGTCAATACGACTGTCCTCTCCACCGGTGAGCTGCTCCGCGCCGAATTGGCAGCCCGCACCGGCGTCGAACACTTCCAAGTGGCAGGCGAGCCGATGGAATCGTGTGTCCCCGGCGTACCGCCGCTCACCCACGGTGCTGTGATTGTGGCCTCACGGAGAGCACATAACGGGGAGCCTAGCCCGGCAAGCGTTGGAAACCTGATGTTTGTGGTGCGTTCCGGTCCCGACGCCGGCAAACTGGTGCCGCTCGCGAGGGGAACATACAGGATCGGTCGCAGCGCGCCGGAGATCACCATCCATGATCCGGAGCTGTCGCGCACTCACGCCGTCCTCACCGTGACCAACGAGGCCATCACGCTTGCGGACGAGAATTCCGCCAACGGTATCTGGGTGGACGGCAGCCGTGTTCATAATGCGCTTGTAACCACAGACTCCGTGATCCGTCTTGGGGCGAGCCAGTGTGCCCTGACTCTCACCGATGAACCTCCCGCCGCCGTCGAGGCGGTCGACCTCACCGAGCCGTCCGAGGTGCCGGCGCCGGCACCCCCCGAACGGAACCGCCTGCTTCTGGTTACAGCCTTGCTCCCCCTTGTTCTTGGCGTTGTGCTGGCGGTCACAACCGGCATGTGGTTCTTCCTGGCATTCAGCGCGTTGTCGGCGGTGACGGGTTTGATCCCCCTCGTCAGTGGACGCAGGAAACGTGCCGCATTCAGCGCGGCAGTTGCGGCAGCGGTCCTGACAGACAGCGAACGGCGACGGTGCGCCGCCTGGGATGTCGCTGTTCTCGCCTTATCAGCGCTCCAGTCTCGGCTCCAGCCCCTCGGACCCGCACCCGCCGGTACCCTGCACCGTGGACGATATGTGAGGATCGGTATCGCCGACCAGCCAGCCAACATTGCGGTGAAACCCAGGACGGCAGGATGGGAGCCGCCTGTCAGTGAAGCGGTACCGCTGGTGATCCCGTTGTCCGCTCCAACGGAACGCGGTGGGGAGGAACCGCTGAACCTGACCGTTTCAGGACCACCGGAAGTGTTGCGCAACTCCGCGCACCTGCTTCTGCTTCAGCTCTGCGTACTTGAAGCGGCAGGCAGCATTATCTGCTTCGGGGGCTCCGACGACCTTCCTTCTTCGGCGCGCTTCCTCCCACAGGTTTCGCTGGTAACCGACCGTGAACGGCTCGACCAACTCCTGAGCACGGGCAGATTCTCCACGCTCCTGCTCTTCGGAACGAGCGCGGGGGCGATTGTCCGTCTTCCGGGAATCAGGGTGTACCGGTTCTGTGCTCCTTCTGTGCCTGCGACAGGTGGCGGATGGACCGTTGACTATCTGCAGGTGGAGCCTGCGCTTGTGTCCCCGTCGGGCAAAGTCCGCTTCGAACCGGATCTCGTCCAGGCCGGTACGTTCGATTACCTCGCCCGTGCGCTTGGAAACGCTGCTCCCGCGGCATCCGAAGATGCATCTGGTGTGCCCATCCCGGACGAAGTGGCGTTGACGGACCTCCTGGCGTGGGAGAGCGCATCGGTCGCACGCCGATGGCGCATGCCATCGAAGGGATCCACGTTGGCCGCGATCGTCGGATCCGGCGGCGATGGCCCGTTGATGCTGGACCTCGTGACGGACGGACCGCACCTTCTCGTCGCCGGAACCACCGGTTCAGGCAAATCCGAGTTCCTTCGGACCATGGTGCTCAGCCTGTGCCTCACCCACGCACCGGCTGACCTCAATCTCCTCTTCATAGACTTCAAGGGTGGTTCAGGACTCGGCGTACTGGCGGATCTGCCCCACGTGACAGGAATGCTGACCGACCTGTCCCCTGCCGCGGTTTCCCGTGCGCTCATCTCCCTGAATGCGGAGGTGAAGCGTAGGGAGTACCTGTTCGCGGCCTGCGGGGCGACGGACTATCTCGAGTATCGTTCAGTTCCCGGTCAGGGTCCCCTCCCGCGGCTTGCCAT
This genomic interval carries:
- the glf gene encoding UDP-galactopyranose mutase; translation: MNVDLVVVGSGFFGLTIAEKAATELDLKVAVLDRRRHIGGNAYSENEKQTGIEVHRYGAHLFHTSNERVWDYVNRFTEFTSYQHKVYTSHRGEVYPMPINLGTINQFFRSSMGPAEARALIQEQAGELAGTNPENLNDKGIQLIGRPLYEAFIKYYTGKQWQTDPKNLPAEIISRLPVRYTYDNRYFNDKYEGLPVDGYTAWIERMADHPNITVELNTDFFDDGHPYSRNTTLGQVPVVYTGPVDRYFDYVEGDLSWRTIDLEEEVLPVEDFQGCSVMNYPDEDVPYTRIHEFRHFHPERNYTKDATVIMREFSRFAEKGDEPYYPVNTEEDRTKLVAYRDLAKGEDMVLFGGRLGTYKYLDMHMAIGSALSMFDNKIKPYFDNGTRLESGGVDV
- a CDS encoding FtsK/SpoIIIE domain-containing protein, whose amino-acid sequence is MDLHATLAAGPGADLPSGEPIEEIVVNTTVLSTGELLRAELAARTGVEHFQVAGEPMESCVPGVPPLTHGAVIVASRRAHNGEPSPASVGNLMFVVRSGPDAGKLVPLARGTYRIGRSAPEITIHDPELSRTHAVLTVTNEAITLADENSANGIWVDGSRVHNALVTTDSVIRLGASQCALTLTDEPPAAVEAVDLTEPSEVPAPAPPERNRLLLVTALLPLVLGVVLAVTTGMWFFLAFSALSAVTGLIPLVSGRRKRAAFSAAVAAAVLTDSERRRCAAWDVAVLALSALQSRLQPLGPAPAGTLHRGRYVRIGIADQPANIAVKPRTAGWEPPVSEAVPLVIPLSAPTERGGEEPLNLTVSGPPEVLRNSAHLLLLQLCVLEAAGSIICFGGSDDLPSSARFLPQVSLVTDRERLDQLLSTGRFSTLLLFGTSAGAIVRLPGIRVYRFCAPSVPATGGGWTVDYLQVEPALVSPSGKVRFEPDLVQAGTFDYLARALGNAAPAASEDASGVPIPDEVALTDLLAWESASVARRWRMPSKGSTLAAIVGSGGDGPLMLDLVTDGPHLLVAGTTGSGKSEFLRTMVLSLCLTHAPADLNLLFIDFKGGSGLGVLADLPHVTGMLTDLSPAAVSRALISLNAEVKRREYLFAACGATDYLEYRSVPGQGPLPRLAIVIDEFRMLSEEVPGSVQELMRIATLGRSLGLHLILATQRPQGAVTSDIRANVTASVALRMQSPMESQDVLESPIASTIPVRLRGRGYARVGGQRPVEFQTATTAGGSSARPPAIRSLAAYLGDDSSPEMVTLPGTDTTSGLDALIASVRTAAVEFVPPAVRVPVCPALPENLPPDSGMSPGTPCLGLLDVPERQEQYRLSWTPHQDSHLAFIGQPAGGLSAALCSAGRQLLQHLPDTHLYVLDGDGSLRSLAHVPQTGAYVTASDAKRAARVLRRVAALVEHRLSSGTEAADASPAIAILVSGWGRWTGSFRSGRFAWAEEALQDIARDGQTAGVTLLIGGERELISSRFFSLLPNRLYFPTGMNPESLLSWPKMPAVDPVVGRAYVQGRIGAADGAVAQLVLTMPEIPVRQPAQAPLIVAALPATVTARELKLPPTSDREDHIPIGVGGDNLATVCLTLRERSVALLVGPAGSGRSHTLELMAQLAPPRLVCLRPDPGEDPVAFWRTTAERGVPDRALLLVDDADNLPRESHQHLAHLVSCGARIVLASMPSLSAVSSIPLTAAVRGNPLGLVLGARSPSDGDVFGIRLDADGGAQPGRAFLIDAHGAHEIQVAQLAADRREPNTLS
- a CDS encoding glycosyltransferase, translating into MSTTATTKEHQVRFETLQRIILPSEDNLDTAPLYLDTGNALGVQLNTMDGSASSDRASHGSFNNAKEIHAEDFQSRHSTLVRSGERVSFGSYFNAFPASYWRRWTFVENIRLAVTTAGPGSISVYKSNARGSLQHVETKRVTGRDTTTFDLSLKPFGDGGWYWFDLVAGSESFVLESAEWQASSQDRPTGSITLEITTLNKPDFCLNNLRILAEHPESLKNLQEILVVDQGTQKVADEPGFAEVKAALNGKLRIIDQANLGGSGGFARGMYEAVENGSDYALLLDDDVVIEPESIARLLTFADRCKAPTIVGGHMFDLYNRTVLHTFGETVNPWRFQPDQPIAEQTLGHDFVRSNLRQTPWLHRRVDVDYNGWWMSLIPTAVIRDIGLSLPVFIKWDDAEYGLRAKASGYATVSMPGSAVWHVSWIDKDDLVGWQAYFHTRNRMIAALLHSPYERGGRVVRETGYLDIKHLISMQYYTAMGRVMALRDVLKGPGQLHDILPTRLVEIRGMASEYPDSQFKSDPDAFPTPRMAKPPRRGQGFRAPSYLKLAPWAAKTVARQLSKSVPSSAKERPQAVVAHQDNKWWRMSQYDSAVVSNAEGTGASWYQRDPKKLRALLAESARLNAEILKDWPRLREQYRSALTEITSFEAWKKTFEAHSDKSQQG